AAACCTAGTAATAATGgagtgtggaaaaaaaaaaaaaaaccctaataatGGAGTGTGTAAGGTCTTTCACTTCCttctatattcttttttttttgcctactAGAGCCTTTTGCCTATCAACTTTTTAGCCTAACATCTTCCACTAATTATACTTTTTCAGCTTTTCTGGGTGCGAACTATATTTAATTACTTACTGCTGTGTCAAACAAATCATGTCTGTGTACGCTTATCATTACCGTTTGGCAGTTGCTGTGCTCTCCTGCCAAGATACCCAAgaccaattttaattttatgaggAATGCTAATGACACataaaatgttataatttttttatcacaactTGCTACGTAGTAAGATGTGAGTAATGGAGATGTAGACCCACTATTTGATCTCCactattcacaattttttacgTAGTAAGTTATGacaaaagttgtaaaattttatatgacCTTAATATAACTCttgctttattttattaagagaACAGAGATTGTTTTACATTGGATCCGCATTATTACGAGTCTAATGAAAAAAGTGTCAATACACAACTAAACCCACACCCAATCAAAAAATTTAGGACCACAAATTAGAATACGGTGTAAAAGTGATAACTGTCGTTCATAGTTTgtcatattaaaataatagtaaaaacaGTTGTGGTCTTACTCTTAGAACTAATCACACTCAATTTAAAACATAGTCAAGTTTCACTTTGTGATTAGTgtacctaattttttttcttctagtaAATTTATTTGGTAGCTAGTTTCATGTATAAGTGAAACTCAATCACAACAGCCAAGTATGTTGTCAACTAGGTGTGGGTTGGGGGTAATTATAGTATACGTTTGGATAGATTCTACTTTTCAAcggttgcattttttttttttttttttgtctgcgTTTCAACGTTtgcgttttctttttttatttatttattgagaacAGTGTTTTCACGTGATTGTTGTCTGTCAATGGGTTCCGTGCACTatgcacgggacccactacCTCTTTGACCAGCAAAGTTTACACTAAAATGTGTCACACTAGTAGGtctcgtgtactgttcacgtgacccacaaacctcttttttcagtaactttttcattaaaaatagatttcacggcactattcacacatttaaaaatcattttgctacagtgtttttagtttttagttttcagtaaaataagcggtatccaaacaggtCCATAGAATACTTctggagtaccataaatacaAACTCCCCATTTCACATAGTTAAGAGGTAAGAATATGTATTTATGGTACTCCCAAAGTATACAATAATTTCCTATGAGTTTGGGTATAAATCTTTTTTCCATGCATGCAATTATGTTTATAAATAGCTAATGttaaggccttgtttggataGTGAGTGAATGATATCCTATCACTAGTGAGCCAATAACTCATCACCCACTATCACTCATATCTCATCATTCTAAACTCATCACCCAATAACTCATAATTGTAACTTGAAAATACCCATGAACCAAGCTAATTCCGTTTGGCTCAAAATCTCAGTGGAATTTTCATttaggatccgtttggatagaacttattttgctgaaactgaaaattgaaaacactgtagcgaaataatttttaaatgtgtgaatagtactgtgggatccatttttaataaaaaatttgttgaaaagtgaaatttgtgagaCTCATAAACAATGCATTTGTACACTACTTATTACTGAAAAGTCAATACATACGGCtgggtaaaataaaaaaataaaaaaaaaaaagcaaaaaagcaGACGTGGACGCACGCggtccaaacgccctcttagaaaactcaaaatttagcACTTCAGATGGGACCCACGTGCTGACTCACTCACTGACACGCAGTTAGGCTACCCGCGTAAGactctcctttcttttcttttctttttttttttcttttttcttctcattgttCGTCTCATCTGTCTTCACTCTCCTtctcctctttttattttttcctctgaTTCGGCTTCCTCTCAAACTTGAAATACTGATTGCTTTAGCGGTGCATCTTGATctttacttataattatttGTATCATTGGCCATGACGTTGATGATGGGTGGAAGGTCCCTGAAACTTCTCTATGCAATTTTTACGCTCTTTCTGCTGTACTTGACACCAACTCTTGGAGTCATTTCAGGGGTTGGAGACGGTAATATGTGGTGCATAGAGAGGGAGAGACAAGCACTCCTTGAGTTCAAAAAAGGTCTTATTGATGACAAAAATAGGCTCTCTTCATGGGGGACtgaatatgcaaagaaaaattgcTGCAACTGGGAAGGAGTTCAGTGCAGCAACCAAACAGGCCATATACTCCAACTTGACCTTCAGGCTTGGCATAAGCCAACTTTGCGAGGTAATATAAGTCCTTTACTAATTGAGTTGCATCATTTGAGTTATTTGGACCTGAGTTACAATGATTTTAATCAAAGCCAATTCCCAAAGTTTATCACTTTACACAGTAACTTAAAGTACCTATATCTCGAAAACGCTAATCTCAGTGGCCAAATTCCATCCCAGCTTGGTAACCTTTCCCGTTTGCAATCTCTTGGCCTCGGCGggaattatttgaaaattgctGAAAATCTTGACTGGCTTTCTCCTCTTGTTTCAATAGAATATCTCAGCCTAACATCTGTGAATCTCAGTGTAGCCAATAATTGGCTGAAAGTTGTTGCTGGTCTACCAAAGCTATCAGGGTTGTGGTTGGGTGATTGTGATCTACCTCTTATCACTCCTTCTTCTCTTTTGCGTGTTAATTCCTCTAAAGCTCTTACCGACCTTGATCTCTCTGGCAACCCTCACATGACTTCCTCGATATTCCCCTGGTTGTTCAACTCTAGTACCAACCTTGCTCGTGTTTATCTCTCTTCTAATCAATTAAATGGCTCAATTCCGAATGCTTTTGGCAACATGAATTCTCTTCAGGACCTCTTCCTCGACGATAATAAACTTGAAGGCGGCATTCCAAAATCGTTTGAGGATATATGTACTTTAACAACTTTGGGTTTGTTTGAGAACAATTTAAATGGACAGGTTCTTGAGTTCTTCAAAAACTTGAAGGGATGCCTAAAAGATTCATTAGAGGCCTTATATTTAGATATAAATCAAATTGAGGGGCCAGTGCCTAATTTTGCAATATTTCCATCGTTAGCATGGTTAGGTATTGCtaacaataaattaaatggGAATTTGGCCAAAAGTATTGAAAGCCTACATAACCTACAGTATTTGATTGTACACTCCAATATGTTGGAAGGCATTATCTCCGAAGCTCAACTGTCAAATTTCCCCCAATTGTTACATTTAGACTTATCTCATAATCCTTTAACCTTAAATTTCAGCTTTAATTGGGTTCCCCCTTTCCAATTGGTCCGTCTATATGTGAGATCTTGCAAGTTGGGTCCTGATTTCCCAAATTGGATAAAAACTCAAAGAAACCTTCAATTCCTCGATATCTCCAGTACTGGAATTTCAAATACCATCCCCACTTCGTTCTGGGACATGCCTAGTGAGTTACGCTATTTAAATTTGGCTCATAACCAAATCAAGGGAAGGTTGCCAAATATATCCACTAAAGTTTCAAACCTTCACACAATAGATTTCAGTTCAAACAGATTTGAAGGCCCATTACCAGTGTTTCCTCCGAATTTGACCTCAATAGATCTCTCCAAAAATATGTTTTCAAGGTTAAATTTCTTTGTATGCTCGATTTCTGGTGGTAATTTAAGATTCCTTGACCTCTCAAGCAACCATCTATCTGAAGAGATCCCTGATTGTTTCATGCATTGGCAAGGACTAGAAGTTCTTAATTTGGCTCACAATAAGTTGTCTGGGAAAATTCCACAATCTATGGGTTCTTTAACACAACTTATAGCATTAGACTTAAGCTATAATAGCTTGTCAGGAGAATTGCCTTGGTCCTTGCAAAATTGCACTATGTTAAGATTTTTGTACTTGGGAAAGAATAAATTATCTGGGAAGATACCAACTTGGATAGGGGAAAAAATGTCCTCATTGATCATTCTTAGCCTCAGATCCAATGAATTTCATGGAAGTAtgcaatttcaaatttgtttgtTAGTCCATATTAGATATTTAGACTTGTCTCAAAATAATATTTCCGGAACCATTCCCCAGTGCCTCAATAATTTGGCTGCCATGGCACACAAAGTTTCAGAGTTTACCATGAGCGACAACGTCTTCATTTGGAATGGCATTGTATATACAATTATTGGTCCAGATGGTATGTATGGTTCTGGGAGTAATGACATCATTGATGGTGTCGATAGTGTCAGTATAATTGTTGGTTGGAAAGGGAAGGTGTATGAGTATGGAAAGAATTTCGGAGAAATGAGGAGCATTGATCTTGCAAACAACAAATTGACTGGAAAAATTCCAGATGAGATATGCGGCCTCATAGAATTAAAAGCATTAAATCTATCAGGAAACATGTTGACTGGAATGATTCCACAAAACATTGGTCAATTGGAGCAATTGGAatctttggatttgtcaagaaaTCGGTTATTTGGTTCATTACCTGCTACCATGGTTGCTTTACATTACTTGGGCTTCCTAAACTTGTCCTACAATGAATTTTCAGGAAGAATTCCAACAGGCACTCAAATCCAATCCTTCGATTCTGACAGATTCACTGGCAATCTTGGACTTTGTGGACCTCCACTTATAGAAAAGTGTCCAGAAGAAGTAACATCCAGCACTAATCACCTTAAAAGCTATCAAGAAGATGGAGATGAATTCTGGAAATGTCTTTATATTGGTACAGCGCTTGGATTCATTGTTGGTTTTTGGGGAGTTTGTGGCTCTTTGATGTTAAATCGTTCTTGGAGACATGCATATTTCCTATTGATGATCAACCTGAAGGATTGGTTGTATGTGACAATAGTAGGGCATACTACAAGATTGCAGAAGATGTTTCACAACTAGAGGCTATCACAATTTCACTAAaggtttgtgaaattttttggatttgttaTCTGT
This genomic stretch from Castanea sativa cultivar Marrone di Chiusa Pesio chromosome 1, ASM4071231v1 harbors:
- the LOC142639519 gene encoding receptor-like protein EIX2 gives rise to the protein MTLMMGGRSLKLLYAIFTLFLLYLTPTLGVISGVGDGNMWCIERERQALLEFKKGLIDDKNRLSSWGTEYAKKNCCNWEGVQCSNQTGHILQLDLQAWHKPTLRGNISPLLIELHHLSYLDLSYNDFNQSQFPKFITLHSNLKYLYLENANLSGQIPSQLGNLSRLQSLGLGGNYLKIAENLDWLSPLVSIEYLSLTSVNLSVANNWLKVVAGLPKLSGLWLGDCDLPLITPSSLLRVNSSKALTDLDLSGNPHMTSSIFPWLFNSSTNLARVYLSSNQLNGSIPNAFGNMNSLQDLFLDDNKLEGGIPKSFEDICTLTTLGLFENNLNGQVLEFFKNLKGCLKDSLEALYLDINQIEGPVPNFAIFPSLAWLGIANNKLNGNLAKSIESLHNLQYLIVHSNMLEGIISEAQLSNFPQLLHLDLSHNPLTLNFSFNWVPPFQLVRLYVRSCKLGPDFPNWIKTQRNLQFLDISSTGISNTIPTSFWDMPSELRYLNLAHNQIKGRLPNISTKVSNLHTIDFSSNRFEGPLPVFPPNLTSIDLSKNMFSRLNFFVCSISGGNLRFLDLSSNHLSEEIPDCFMHWQGLEVLNLAHNKLSGKIPQSMGSLTQLIALDLSYNSLSGELPWSLQNCTMLRFLYLGKNKLSGKIPTWIGEKMSSLIILSLRSNEFHGSMQFQICLLVHIRYLDLSQNNISGTIPQCLNNLAAMAHKVSEFTMSDNVFIWNGIVYTIIGPDGMYGSGSNDIIDGVDSVSIIVGWKGKVYEYGKNFGEMRSIDLANNKLTGKIPDEICGLIELKALNLSGNMLTGMIPQNIGQLEQLESLDLSRNRLFGSLPATMVALHYLGFLNLSYNEFSGRIPTGTQIQSFDSDRFTGNLGLCGPPLIEKCPEEVTSSTNHLKSYQEDGDEFWKCLYIGTALGFIVGFWGVCGSLMLNRSWRHAYFLLMINLKDWLYVTIVGHTTRLQKMFHN